One stretch of Deltaproteobacteria bacterium DNA includes these proteins:
- a CDS encoding DUF190 domain-containing protein gives MRVLDGEQLLVRIFIGESDRWHRQPLHIALVERLRKEGFAGATVFRGVAGFGARSVLHTAQILRLSEDLPVVIEVVDSEARMDQLTAILDEMVDEGLVTMERVRVLKYAPGTRPVG, from the coding sequence ATGCGGGTACTCGACGGCGAACAACTGCTCGTGCGGATCTTCATCGGCGAGTCGGATCGGTGGCATCGGCAACCACTTCACATTGCGCTGGTCGAACGGCTGCGCAAAGAGGGCTTCGCCGGCGCGACCGTGTTTCGCGGTGTCGCGGGGTTCGGCGCGCGCAGCGTGCTGCACACGGCGCAGATCCTGCGGCTGTCTGAGGATCTGCCGGTGGTCATCGAGGTCGTCGACTCGGAGGCGCGGATGGACCAACTCACCGCCATCCTCGACGAGATGGTCGACGAAGGCCTGGTCACCATGGAGCGGGTGCGCGTGCTGAAATATGCGCCCGGGACGCGCCCGGTCGGCTAG
- the crcB gene encoding fluoride efflux transporter CrcB has translation MRRRPPARRGSRAATGGHTALRAARGDRVIQCGRVGRHDIRVRVRVDARNEVTVERLAWVCFGSGVGGGARYLLSGWIQRALGAGFPYGTLAVNAIGSFVLAALMYAATHTSLSPNARLALTTGAMGGFTTYSTFSYETLRYVQDGAWAVAAANVAGTVVGCLAASMAGWAVARWLLGG, from the coding sequence ATGCGGCGCAGGCCGCCGGCGCGCCGCGGATCGCGAGCGGCGACTGGCGGGCACACCGCGCTGCGCGCCGCGCGCGGTGACCGCGTGATACAGTGCGGGCGTGTCGGACGGCACGACATCCGCGTTCGCGTGCGCGTGGACGCGCGCAACGAGGTGACCGTGGAGCGCCTGGCCTGGGTGTGCTTCGGCAGCGGAGTCGGCGGCGGCGCTCGCTACCTGCTGTCCGGCTGGATCCAGCGCGCGCTCGGCGCGGGGTTCCCCTACGGGACGCTCGCGGTCAACGCGATCGGGTCGTTCGTGCTGGCCGCGCTGATGTACGCGGCGACGCACACGTCGCTGTCGCCCAATGCGCGCCTCGCGCTCACGACCGGCGCGATGGGCGGCTTTACCACCTACTCGACGTTCAGCTACGAGACGCTGCGCTACGTGCAGGACGGGGCGTGGGCGGTCGCGGCGGCCAACGTCGCCGGGACCGTGGTCGGCTGCCTGGCCGCGAGCATGGCGGGCTGGGCGGTCGCGCGGTGGCTGCTCGGCGGGTGA
- a CDS encoding gamma-glutamylcyclotransferase — protein MRDGPERFRVFVYGTLLAGEPNHALLSRARHAGAARTRPEFELVDLGAFPAMVAGGATAVVGEVYEVDAGTLAALDRLEGHPEFYRREPVDLEGGERALTYLLDAAQAAGAPRIASGDWRAHRAARRAR, from the coding sequence ATGCGCGACGGACCGGAGCGATTCCGCGTGTTCGTGTATGGCACGCTGCTGGCCGGCGAGCCGAACCACGCGCTGCTGTCGCGCGCCCGGCACGCGGGCGCCGCTCGGACCCGGCCGGAGTTCGAGCTGGTCGACCTCGGCGCGTTCCCGGCGATGGTCGCGGGCGGGGCGACCGCGGTGGTCGGCGAGGTCTACGAGGTGGACGCCGGCACGCTGGCGGCGCTCGACCGACTCGAGGGACACCCGGAGTTCTACCGGCGCGAACCGGTCGACCTGGAGGGCGGCGAGCGTGCGTTGACCTATCTGCTCGATGCGGCGCAGGCCGCCGGCGCGCCGCGGATCGCGAGCGGCGACTGGCGGGCACACCGCGCTGCGCGCCGCGCGCGGTGA
- a CDS encoding OsmC family peroxiredoxin yields the protein MHMNHVTVRGGSSGFAQDITVGPHHLKADEPVDLGGTDTGPSPYDLLLAALGACTSMTLRMYADRKGWPLAGVTVTLRHEKIHARDCADCETKVGRIDRIERVIALDGDLDADQRERLLEIADKCPVHRTLLSEIRIDTRLA from the coding sequence ATGCACATGAACCACGTCACCGTTCGCGGCGGTTCCAGCGGATTCGCTCAAGACATCACCGTCGGCCCCCACCACCTCAAGGCCGACGAGCCCGTCGACCTCGGCGGCACCGACACCGGGCCGTCGCCCTACGACCTGCTGCTCGCCGCGCTCGGCGCGTGCACGTCGATGACGCTGCGCATGTACGCCGATCGCAAGGGCTGGCCGCTCGCCGGCGTCACCGTGACGCTCCGCCACGAGAAGATCCACGCGCGCGACTGCGCCGACTGCGAGACCAAGGTCGGCCGCATCGACCGGATCGAGCGCGTCATCGCGCTCGACGGCGACCTCGACGCCGACCAGCGCGAGCGACTGCTCGAGATCGCCGACAAGTGTCCGGTCCATCGCACGCTGCTGTCGGAGATTCGCATCGACACGCGACTCGCGTAG
- a CDS encoding serine/threonine-protein kinase PknK — MPRAAPGEVVGRARYQILRRLGSGAMGVVYEAFDRERGVPVAVKMLRRLAGDRLLRFKTEFRALQDIAHPNLVTLGELFEDGGRWFFTMERVDGVPFLDYVRPGEAGAASARAVSGGDRAHRSVQPAPPGAAIARPNGAAWHERRLRGSLAQIVDGLGALHAAGKVHRDLKPSNVRITPEGRAVVLDFGLVADVSPGAPHGDRQVVGTAEYMAPEQAASRPVSPASDWYALGVMLYEALTGTPPLTGPPLSVLLRKQTEDPPPPRALAAGAPPDLDALCSALLARDPDARPGAADIARCLRTARPAAPRERRTMDVPFVGRDAERAELAAALERVAAGGTEAVVVVGETGVGKTALAKQFCIDAQRRGALVLFGRCFERETVPFKGIDGVIDAVFGHLRELDDDAASLVLPREVDVLAQTFPVLGQIEAVAKRLVAAESAATDRAIDPGAGAPSSAALRAAIDPVERRMRLFRAVRDLFARLSADRPVVVAIDDLHWADADSLRLLGEVLRPPRAPRVLVVATSRPPPPGADALPVRMRELRVTGLAPGDARELVDRILGGRRSPAIRDRIAAETAGHPLFIAELAHHFAHAAPDAPPAVDLDQAVAARVARLEPAARDVLIGVALAGAPLSQAVVEAAARIDAATCSRAVETLRAQRLVSTSGSRRGDTVEPYHDRIRQSVVHRLDADARAAWHRRLASALAAARAPRHDEVMHHSLRGGDLARAREHAILAAGDARRALAFEREAALWRIALDLSADAGASDRARMLVRLADALVHAGRAGDAADAFVEAASHCAGDEAADLERRAAEQLLRCGRMTEGYALLRRIVRREGLPFPDTPRRALWSLVGQRLRLRARGLSFRERSEADADPSLLRRADLCWSAAAGLSFVDSIRGAGYQARQLRLALAAGEPYRVARGLALEAGFVANTGGTSLGRARSLADRALALALRTGRPDAIATAEGAIATVLFHAGCWRESRNHVDSALARFRDECTGVEKELIAMQLLHLSCTAMLGEVDVLAERLPDALRHGRERGDRFATTSFATGLGNLAWLAAGDPAEARRQADDAIAPWPEEPFVIQHALDLLAQVNIDLYEGRADAAWRRVQQRWPALARSLLLRAAVLRGLLVHARARAALSSAARRGAGAADGLRAASRDARTVARVGAPWATGAAGLVRAGIAYVRGDLDAAVRQLTGAIADLDAADTLLFAHLARRRLGELVGGDAGRAEIARADAWLARHRVADAGGMARALVPGICA; from the coding sequence ATGCCGCGGGCCGCACCGGGAGAGGTCGTAGGACGCGCCCGCTATCAGATCCTGCGACGGCTCGGCTCCGGCGCGATGGGAGTCGTCTACGAGGCGTTCGATCGCGAGCGCGGCGTTCCGGTCGCCGTCAAGATGCTCCGGCGCCTCGCCGGCGATCGGTTGCTGCGATTCAAGACGGAGTTCCGGGCGCTGCAAGACATCGCCCACCCGAACCTCGTCACACTCGGCGAGCTGTTCGAGGACGGCGGCCGCTGGTTCTTCACCATGGAACGGGTCGATGGCGTGCCGTTCCTCGACTACGTGCGCCCCGGCGAGGCCGGCGCCGCCTCGGCCCGCGCCGTCTCCGGCGGCGACCGCGCGCACCGCAGCGTGCAGCCGGCGCCGCCCGGCGCCGCGATCGCGCGGCCGAACGGCGCGGCGTGGCACGAGCGCCGGCTGCGCGGCAGCCTCGCCCAGATCGTCGATGGACTCGGCGCCCTGCACGCCGCCGGCAAGGTCCACCGCGATCTCAAGCCGTCCAACGTTCGCATCACGCCGGAGGGCCGCGCGGTGGTCCTGGACTTCGGCCTCGTCGCCGACGTGTCGCCCGGAGCACCCCACGGCGACCGGCAGGTCGTCGGCACGGCGGAGTACATGGCGCCGGAGCAGGCTGCATCCCGGCCGGTGAGCCCCGCGTCCGACTGGTACGCGCTGGGGGTCATGCTGTACGAGGCCCTCACCGGAACGCCGCCGCTTACGGGCCCGCCGCTGTCGGTGTTGCTGCGCAAACAGACCGAGGACCCGCCGCCGCCGCGGGCGCTCGCGGCCGGGGCACCGCCCGACCTCGACGCCCTGTGCTCGGCGCTGCTCGCGCGCGACCCGGACGCGCGCCCCGGAGCGGCGGACATCGCGCGCTGCCTGCGCACCGCGCGTCCGGCCGCGCCGCGCGAGCGCCGCACCATGGACGTGCCGTTCGTCGGCCGCGACGCCGAACGGGCCGAACTCGCCGCAGCCCTCGAGCGCGTCGCCGCCGGCGGTACCGAAGCGGTCGTCGTCGTCGGCGAAACCGGCGTGGGCAAGACGGCGCTCGCCAAGCAGTTCTGCATCGACGCGCAGCGACGGGGTGCTCTCGTCTTGTTCGGCCGCTGTTTCGAACGCGAGACCGTGCCGTTCAAAGGAATCGACGGCGTCATCGACGCGGTGTTCGGACACCTGCGCGAACTCGACGACGATGCCGCGTCGCTTGTGTTGCCGCGCGAGGTGGACGTGCTCGCGCAGACCTTTCCGGTGCTCGGGCAGATCGAAGCGGTCGCGAAGCGACTGGTCGCGGCGGAGTCGGCGGCGACCGACCGCGCGATCGACCCGGGCGCCGGCGCGCCGTCGTCGGCCGCCCTGCGCGCGGCGATCGACCCGGTCGAGCGGCGCATGCGGCTGTTTCGCGCGGTCAGAGACCTGTTCGCGCGCCTGTCGGCCGACCGGCCGGTCGTGGTCGCGATCGACGACCTGCACTGGGCGGACGCCGACAGCCTGCGCCTGCTGGGCGAGGTGTTGCGACCACCTCGCGCGCCGCGGGTGCTGGTGGTGGCCACCTCGCGCCCGCCACCGCCCGGCGCCGATGCGCTGCCCGTGCGGATGCGCGAGCTGCGCGTCACGGGGCTGGCGCCCGGCGACGCGCGCGAGCTGGTCGACCGGATCCTCGGCGGTCGCCGGTCGCCCGCAATCCGCGACCGGATCGCCGCAGAGACCGCCGGCCACCCGCTGTTCATCGCGGAACTCGCGCACCACTTCGCCCACGCCGCACCGGACGCGCCGCCCGCCGTCGACCTCGACCAGGCCGTCGCGGCGCGCGTCGCCCGGCTCGAGCCGGCGGCGCGTGACGTGCTGATCGGCGTGGCGCTCGCGGGGGCGCCGCTTTCGCAAGCCGTCGTCGAAGCGGCGGCGCGCATCGACGCGGCCACGTGTTCCCGCGCCGTCGAGACGCTGCGCGCGCAGCGGCTGGTGTCCACCTCCGGCAGTCGCCGCGGCGACACGGTCGAGCCGTACCACGACCGCATTCGCCAGTCGGTCGTCCACCGGCTCGATGCGGATGCGCGCGCGGCGTGGCACCGCCGCCTCGCAAGCGCGCTCGCTGCGGCCCGCGCGCCTCGCCACGACGAGGTGATGCACCACAGCCTTCGCGGCGGGGACCTCGCCCGCGCGCGCGAACACGCGATCCTCGCGGCCGGCGACGCGCGTCGGGCGCTCGCCTTCGAGCGCGAGGCGGCCCTGTGGCGGATCGCGCTCGACCTGAGCGCGGATGCCGGCGCGAGCGACCGCGCCCGCATGCTGGTGCGCCTCGCCGACGCACTCGTCCACGCGGGGCGCGCCGGCGACGCGGCCGATGCCTTCGTCGAGGCCGCGTCGCACTGCGCGGGCGACGAGGCGGCCGACCTCGAGCGGCGCGCCGCCGAGCAACTGCTGCGGTGCGGCCGCATGACCGAGGGCTACGCGCTGTTGCGCCGCATCGTTCGACGCGAGGGGCTGCCGTTTCCCGACACGCCGCGACGCGCGCTGTGGTCGCTCGTCGGCCAGCGCCTCCGCCTGCGCGCGCGCGGGCTGTCGTTCCGCGAGCGAAGCGAGGCGGACGCGGATCCGTCGCTGCTGCGCCGCGCCGACCTGTGCTGGAGCGCCGCCGCCGGCCTGAGCTTCGTCGACTCGATCCGCGGCGCCGGGTACCAGGCGCGGCAGCTTCGCCTGGCGCTCGCGGCGGGCGAGCCGTATCGGGTCGCACGCGGCCTCGCGCTCGAAGCCGGATTCGTCGCCAACACCGGCGGCACATCGCTCGGCCGCGCGCGCTCGCTCGCGGACCGCGCGTTGGCGCTCGCGCTGCGCACGGGCCGCCCCGACGCGATCGCCACGGCCGAGGGCGCGATCGCCACCGTCCTGTTCCACGCCGGATGCTGGCGCGAAAGTCGCAATCACGTCGACAGCGCGCTCGCTCGCTTTCGCGACGAGTGCACGGGCGTCGAAAAGGAACTCATCGCGATGCAACTCCTGCATCTGTCGTGCACGGCGATGCTTGGCGAAGTGGATGTGCTCGCCGAGCGCCTTCCCGACGCCCTCCGGCACGGGCGCGAACGCGGCGATCGGTTCGCGACCACGTCGTTCGCCACCGGTCTGGGCAATCTCGCGTGGCTGGCCGCCGGCGATCCGGCCGAGGCGCGCCGCCAGGCCGACGACGCGATCGCCCCGTGGCCGGAGGAGCCGTTCGTCATCCAGCACGCGCTCGACCTGCTCGCGCAGGTGAACATCGACCTGTACGAGGGACGCGCGGACGCGGCATGGCGCCGCGTGCAGCAGCGCTGGCCGGCGCTCGCGCGCTCGCTGCTGCTGCGCGCGGCGGTCCTGCGCGGCTTGCTCGTCCACGCCCGCGCGCGGGCCGCGCTGTCATCCGCCGCGCGTCGCGGCGCCGG